A genomic window from Elaeis guineensis isolate ETL-2024a chromosome 3, EG11, whole genome shotgun sequence includes:
- the LOC105040527 gene encoding tRNA A64-2'-O-ribosylphosphate transferase isoform X1 — protein MAAEERLSIYRATRIIKKRENSRLYNALRSIYEDSIFIAEIAGLWRDLPLLANLRCGLWYSPRFEATCYFKSTDGHTNNWSFNTSRLNLHVAQLAGLRGGCIIVDSTRRGKRFPDSMSKTIPIWTCLLNRAVKNCLLRMSAESQRDGESQSNCSPNETADVRLLSDDWDSSLHLPLWVPDIEKAAIEGHIEEWTKQLEACGADIHSLASIIRKPLRPLWISQKTLIWLNEVPDCNSWDFTPIILVSASASDGIAQQRSMSQFSWHYIPGAGDDEESWARGLSPNLFWKHTFELIDSGPDLCNQQVAELVEKERVYRAQRGEYSPQVTVKLHQKFSGNNHSNINGESINSRQLMGSKIFINSMNTTSSDERHPIFWLGSTNLAVAATLHVPDVLDDVDCVLNCNSKFKSFCLPCADSYLHLPMVTSKEDRFSLINNLPSAVGFAKLNLSRGKKMLVCCHNGEDISICVCLAILSSLFDEGGSFDGGKSFMHANITKWEMRRRLVLICKFAINARPSRGNLRQVFGFLSRKNESLFTAAPAVHGA, from the exons ATGGCGGCGGAGGAGAGGCTGAGCATCTACCGTGCGACGAGGATCATAAAGAAGAGGGAGAACTCCCGCCTCTACAACGCCCTCCGCTCCATCTACGAGGATTCCATCTTCATCGCAGAGATCGCCGGGCTCTGGCGGGACCTCCCCCTCCTCGCCAACCTCCGTTGCGGCCTCTGGTACTCCCCCCGATTCGAAGCCACCTGCTACTTTAAGTCCACCGATGGCCATACCAACAACTGGTCCTTCAACACCTCGCGACTCAACCTCCATGTGGCCCAACTCGCTG GGCTGCGAGGAGGGTGTATTATAGTGGATTCCACCCGTAGAGGGAAACGGTTTCCAGATAGCATGTCGAAGACAATACCCATATGGACGTGTTTGTTAAACCGAGCAGTCAAGAATTGTTTGCTGAGAATGTCCGCGGAAAGCCAAAGAGATGGTGAATCG cAGTCAAACTGTTCACCTAATGAAACGGCAGATGTGAGGCTACTCTCTGATGATTGGGATAGCTCTTTGCATCTTCCGCTATGGGTCCCAGATATTGAGAAGGCAGCTATAGAGGGACACATTGAAGAATGGACCAAACAGTTGGAAGCTTGTGGTGCTGATATTCATTCTCTTGCATCAATCATAAGAAAACCCCTGCGCCCCTTGTGGATTTCTCAAAAGACTCTCATCTGGCTGAATGAAGTTCCCGACTGTAATTCTTGGGACTTCACACCCATCATCCTCGTTTCAGCATCTGCTTCAGATGGAATAGCTCAGCAAAGATCCATGTCACAATTCAGCTGGCATTATATTCCTGGAGCAGGAGATGATGAAGAGAGCTGGGCGCGGGGTCTATCACCTAATCTATTTTGGAAGCATACATTTGAGCTGATAGATTCTGGTCCCGATCTCTGCAATCAACAAGTTGCTGAACTAGTTGAAAAGGAAAGGGTATATCGAGCACAAAGGGGTGAATATTCACCTCAAGTTACTGTCAAGCTGCATCAGAAATTCTCAGGAAACAACCATTCCAATATTAATGGAGAATCTATTAATTCTCGTCAGTTAATGGGctctaaaattttcatcaattccATGAATACAACATCTTCTGATGAAAGGCATCCCATCTTTTGGCTTGGCTCAACAAATCTTGCAGTGGCAGCGACCTTACATG TTCCAGATGTGCTTGATGATGTTGACTGTGTGCTGAACTGCAACagcaaattcaaatcattttgccTTCCATGCGCTGATTCCTACTTGCATCTACCTATGGTG ACTTCAAAAGAGGATCGGTTTTCCTTGATTAACAACCTCCCGTCAGCAGTTGGATTTGCCAAGTTAAACTTGAGTAGAGGAAAGAAGATGCTAGTTTGTTGTCATAATG GGGAAGATATTAGCATATGTGTGTGCCTTGCTATTTTGTCATCCCTATTTGACGAAGGAG GCTCTTTTGATGGTGGCAAGTCTTTCATGCACGCAAATATTACCAAATGGGAGATGAGGAGGCGTTTGGTACTTATTTGCAAGTTTGCAATAAATGCTCGCCCATCTAGAGGGAATCTGAGACAGGTTTTTGGTTTTCTCAGTAGAAAAAATGAGTCTTTGTTCACTGCAGCGCCTGCTGTTCATGGTGCTTAG
- the LOC105040527 gene encoding tRNA A64-2'-O-ribosylphosphate transferase isoform X2 yields the protein MAAEERLSIYRATRIIKKRENSRLYNALRSIYEDSIFIAEIAGLWRDLPLLANLRCGLWYSPRFEATCYFKSTDGHTNNWSFNTSRLNLHVAQLAGLRGGCIIVDSTRRGKRFPDSMSKTIPIWTCLLNRAVKNCLLRMSAESQRDGESSNCSPNETADVRLLSDDWDSSLHLPLWVPDIEKAAIEGHIEEWTKQLEACGADIHSLASIIRKPLRPLWISQKTLIWLNEVPDCNSWDFTPIILVSASASDGIAQQRSMSQFSWHYIPGAGDDEESWARGLSPNLFWKHTFELIDSGPDLCNQQVAELVEKERVYRAQRGEYSPQVTVKLHQKFSGNNHSNINGESINSRQLMGSKIFINSMNTTSSDERHPIFWLGSTNLAVAATLHVPDVLDDVDCVLNCNSKFKSFCLPCADSYLHLPMVTSKEDRFSLINNLPSAVGFAKLNLSRGKKMLVCCHNGEDISICVCLAILSSLFDEGGSFDGGKSFMHANITKWEMRRRLVLICKFAINARPSRGNLRQVFGFLSRKNESLFTAAPAVHGA from the exons ATGGCGGCGGAGGAGAGGCTGAGCATCTACCGTGCGACGAGGATCATAAAGAAGAGGGAGAACTCCCGCCTCTACAACGCCCTCCGCTCCATCTACGAGGATTCCATCTTCATCGCAGAGATCGCCGGGCTCTGGCGGGACCTCCCCCTCCTCGCCAACCTCCGTTGCGGCCTCTGGTACTCCCCCCGATTCGAAGCCACCTGCTACTTTAAGTCCACCGATGGCCATACCAACAACTGGTCCTTCAACACCTCGCGACTCAACCTCCATGTGGCCCAACTCGCTG GGCTGCGAGGAGGGTGTATTATAGTGGATTCCACCCGTAGAGGGAAACGGTTTCCAGATAGCATGTCGAAGACAATACCCATATGGACGTGTTTGTTAAACCGAGCAGTCAAGAATTGTTTGCTGAGAATGTCCGCGGAAAGCCAAAGAGATGGTGAATCG TCAAACTGTTCACCTAATGAAACGGCAGATGTGAGGCTACTCTCTGATGATTGGGATAGCTCTTTGCATCTTCCGCTATGGGTCCCAGATATTGAGAAGGCAGCTATAGAGGGACACATTGAAGAATGGACCAAACAGTTGGAAGCTTGTGGTGCTGATATTCATTCTCTTGCATCAATCATAAGAAAACCCCTGCGCCCCTTGTGGATTTCTCAAAAGACTCTCATCTGGCTGAATGAAGTTCCCGACTGTAATTCTTGGGACTTCACACCCATCATCCTCGTTTCAGCATCTGCTTCAGATGGAATAGCTCAGCAAAGATCCATGTCACAATTCAGCTGGCATTATATTCCTGGAGCAGGAGATGATGAAGAGAGCTGGGCGCGGGGTCTATCACCTAATCTATTTTGGAAGCATACATTTGAGCTGATAGATTCTGGTCCCGATCTCTGCAATCAACAAGTTGCTGAACTAGTTGAAAAGGAAAGGGTATATCGAGCACAAAGGGGTGAATATTCACCTCAAGTTACTGTCAAGCTGCATCAGAAATTCTCAGGAAACAACCATTCCAATATTAATGGAGAATCTATTAATTCTCGTCAGTTAATGGGctctaaaattttcatcaattccATGAATACAACATCTTCTGATGAAAGGCATCCCATCTTTTGGCTTGGCTCAACAAATCTTGCAGTGGCAGCGACCTTACATG TTCCAGATGTGCTTGATGATGTTGACTGTGTGCTGAACTGCAACagcaaattcaaatcattttgccTTCCATGCGCTGATTCCTACTTGCATCTACCTATGGTG ACTTCAAAAGAGGATCGGTTTTCCTTGATTAACAACCTCCCGTCAGCAGTTGGATTTGCCAAGTTAAACTTGAGTAGAGGAAAGAAGATGCTAGTTTGTTGTCATAATG GGGAAGATATTAGCATATGTGTGTGCCTTGCTATTTTGTCATCCCTATTTGACGAAGGAG GCTCTTTTGATGGTGGCAAGTCTTTCATGCACGCAAATATTACCAAATGGGAGATGAGGAGGCGTTTGGTACTTATTTGCAAGTTTGCAATAAATGCTCGCCCATCTAGAGGGAATCTGAGACAGGTTTTTGGTTTTCTCAGTAGAAAAAATGAGTCTTTGTTCACTGCAGCGCCTGCTGTTCATGGTGCTTAG
- the LOC105040527 gene encoding uncharacterized protein C3F10.06c isoform X5, producing the protein MAAEERLSIYRATRIIKKRENSRLYNALRSIYEDSIFIAEIAGLWRDLPLLANLRCGLWYSPRFEATCYFKSTDGHTNNWSFNTSRLNLHVAQLAGLRGGCIIVDSTRRGKRFPDSMSKTIPIWTCLLNRAVKNCLLRMSAESQRDGESQSNCSPNETADVRLLSDDWDSSLHLPLWVPDIEKAAIEGHIEEWTKQLEACGADIHSLASIIRKPLRPLWISQKTLIWLNEVPDCNSWDFTPIILVSASASDGIAQQRSMSQFSWHYIPGAGDDEESWARGLSPNLFWKHTFELIDSGPDLCNQQVAELVEKERVYRAQRGEYSPQVTVKLHQKFSGNNHSNINGESINSRQLMGSKIFINSMNTTSSDERHPIFWLGSTNLAVAATLHVPDVLDDVDCVLNCNSKFKSFCLPCADSYLHLPMVGKILAYVCALLFCHPYLTKEALLMVASLSCTQILPNGR; encoded by the exons ATGGCGGCGGAGGAGAGGCTGAGCATCTACCGTGCGACGAGGATCATAAAGAAGAGGGAGAACTCCCGCCTCTACAACGCCCTCCGCTCCATCTACGAGGATTCCATCTTCATCGCAGAGATCGCCGGGCTCTGGCGGGACCTCCCCCTCCTCGCCAACCTCCGTTGCGGCCTCTGGTACTCCCCCCGATTCGAAGCCACCTGCTACTTTAAGTCCACCGATGGCCATACCAACAACTGGTCCTTCAACACCTCGCGACTCAACCTCCATGTGGCCCAACTCGCTG GGCTGCGAGGAGGGTGTATTATAGTGGATTCCACCCGTAGAGGGAAACGGTTTCCAGATAGCATGTCGAAGACAATACCCATATGGACGTGTTTGTTAAACCGAGCAGTCAAGAATTGTTTGCTGAGAATGTCCGCGGAAAGCCAAAGAGATGGTGAATCG cAGTCAAACTGTTCACCTAATGAAACGGCAGATGTGAGGCTACTCTCTGATGATTGGGATAGCTCTTTGCATCTTCCGCTATGGGTCCCAGATATTGAGAAGGCAGCTATAGAGGGACACATTGAAGAATGGACCAAACAGTTGGAAGCTTGTGGTGCTGATATTCATTCTCTTGCATCAATCATAAGAAAACCCCTGCGCCCCTTGTGGATTTCTCAAAAGACTCTCATCTGGCTGAATGAAGTTCCCGACTGTAATTCTTGGGACTTCACACCCATCATCCTCGTTTCAGCATCTGCTTCAGATGGAATAGCTCAGCAAAGATCCATGTCACAATTCAGCTGGCATTATATTCCTGGAGCAGGAGATGATGAAGAGAGCTGGGCGCGGGGTCTATCACCTAATCTATTTTGGAAGCATACATTTGAGCTGATAGATTCTGGTCCCGATCTCTGCAATCAACAAGTTGCTGAACTAGTTGAAAAGGAAAGGGTATATCGAGCACAAAGGGGTGAATATTCACCTCAAGTTACTGTCAAGCTGCATCAGAAATTCTCAGGAAACAACCATTCCAATATTAATGGAGAATCTATTAATTCTCGTCAGTTAATGGGctctaaaattttcatcaattccATGAATACAACATCTTCTGATGAAAGGCATCCCATCTTTTGGCTTGGCTCAACAAATCTTGCAGTGGCAGCGACCTTACATG TTCCAGATGTGCTTGATGATGTTGACTGTGTGCTGAACTGCAACagcaaattcaaatcattttgccTTCCATGCGCTGATTCCTACTTGCATCTACCTATGGTG GGGAAGATATTAGCATATGTGTGTGCCTTGCTATTTTGTCATCCCTATTTGACGAAGGAG GCTCTTTTGATGGTGGCAAGTCTTTCATGCACGCAAATATTACCAAATGGGAGATGA
- the LOC105040527 gene encoding uncharacterized protein C3F10.06c isoform X4, with amino-acid sequence MAAEERLSIYRATRIIKKRENSRLYNALRSIYEDSIFIAEIAGLWRDLPLLANLRCGLWYSPRFEATCYFKSTDGHTNNWSFNTSRLNLHVAQLAGLRGGCIIVDSTRRGKRFPDSMSKTIPIWTCLLNRAVKNCLLRMSAESQRDGESQSNCSPNETADVRLLSDDWDSSLHLPLWVPDIEKAAIEGHIEEWTKQLEACGADIHSLASIIRKPLRPLWISQKTLIWLNEVPDCNSWDFTPIILVSASASDGIAQQRSMSQFSWHYIPGAGDDEESWARGLSPNLFWKHTFELIDSGPDLCNQQVAELVEKERVYRAQRGEYSPQVTVKLHQKFSGNNHSNINGESINSRQLMGSKIFINSMNTTSSDERHPIFWLGSTNLAVAATLHVPDVLDDVDCVLNCNSKFKSFCLPCADSYLHLPMVGKILAYVCALLFCHPYLTKEQYQISPACHVLLYGVIHPFEVLQSFFNINTSVHKSLYLVVDT; translated from the exons ATGGCGGCGGAGGAGAGGCTGAGCATCTACCGTGCGACGAGGATCATAAAGAAGAGGGAGAACTCCCGCCTCTACAACGCCCTCCGCTCCATCTACGAGGATTCCATCTTCATCGCAGAGATCGCCGGGCTCTGGCGGGACCTCCCCCTCCTCGCCAACCTCCGTTGCGGCCTCTGGTACTCCCCCCGATTCGAAGCCACCTGCTACTTTAAGTCCACCGATGGCCATACCAACAACTGGTCCTTCAACACCTCGCGACTCAACCTCCATGTGGCCCAACTCGCTG GGCTGCGAGGAGGGTGTATTATAGTGGATTCCACCCGTAGAGGGAAACGGTTTCCAGATAGCATGTCGAAGACAATACCCATATGGACGTGTTTGTTAAACCGAGCAGTCAAGAATTGTTTGCTGAGAATGTCCGCGGAAAGCCAAAGAGATGGTGAATCG cAGTCAAACTGTTCACCTAATGAAACGGCAGATGTGAGGCTACTCTCTGATGATTGGGATAGCTCTTTGCATCTTCCGCTATGGGTCCCAGATATTGAGAAGGCAGCTATAGAGGGACACATTGAAGAATGGACCAAACAGTTGGAAGCTTGTGGTGCTGATATTCATTCTCTTGCATCAATCATAAGAAAACCCCTGCGCCCCTTGTGGATTTCTCAAAAGACTCTCATCTGGCTGAATGAAGTTCCCGACTGTAATTCTTGGGACTTCACACCCATCATCCTCGTTTCAGCATCTGCTTCAGATGGAATAGCTCAGCAAAGATCCATGTCACAATTCAGCTGGCATTATATTCCTGGAGCAGGAGATGATGAAGAGAGCTGGGCGCGGGGTCTATCACCTAATCTATTTTGGAAGCATACATTTGAGCTGATAGATTCTGGTCCCGATCTCTGCAATCAACAAGTTGCTGAACTAGTTGAAAAGGAAAGGGTATATCGAGCACAAAGGGGTGAATATTCACCTCAAGTTACTGTCAAGCTGCATCAGAAATTCTCAGGAAACAACCATTCCAATATTAATGGAGAATCTATTAATTCTCGTCAGTTAATGGGctctaaaattttcatcaattccATGAATACAACATCTTCTGATGAAAGGCATCCCATCTTTTGGCTTGGCTCAACAAATCTTGCAGTGGCAGCGACCTTACATG TTCCAGATGTGCTTGATGATGTTGACTGTGTGCTGAACTGCAACagcaaattcaaatcattttgccTTCCATGCGCTGATTCCTACTTGCATCTACCTATGGTG GGGAAGATATTAGCATATGTGTGTGCCTTGCTATTTTGTCATCCCTATTTGACGAAGGAG CAATACCAGATCAGTCCAGCATGCCATGTTCTTTTATATGGAGTTATTCATCCTTTCGAAGTTCTTCAGTCTTTCTTCAATATCAATACTTCTGTCCATAAATCTCTGTACCTTGTAGTTGATACCTGA
- the LOC105040527 gene encoding tRNA A64-2'-O-ribosylphosphate transferase isoform X3 produces MAAEERLSIYRATRIIKKRENSRLYNALRSIYEDSIFIAEIAGLWRDLPLLANLRCGLWYSPRFEATCYFKSTDGHTNNWSFNTSRLNLHVAQLAGLRGGCIIVDSTRRGKRFPDSMSKTIPIWTCLLNRAVKNCLLRMSAESQRDGESQSNCSPNETADVRLLSDDWDSSLHLPLWVPDIEKAAIEGHIEEWTKQLEACGADIHSLASIIRKPLRPLWISQKTLIWLNEVPDCNSWDFTPIILVSASASDGIAQQRSMSQFSWHYIPGAGDDEESWARGLSPNLFWKHTFELIDSGPDLCNQQVAELVEKERVYRAQRGEYSPQVTVKLHQKFSGNNHSNINGESINSRQLMGSKIFINSMNTTSSDERHPIFWLGSTNLAVAATLHVPDVLDDVDCVLNCNSKFKSFCLPCADSYLHLPMVTSKEDRFSLINNLPSAVGFAKLNLSRGKKMLVCCHNGEDISICVCLAILSSLFDEGAIPDQSSMPCSFIWSYSSFRSSSVFLQYQYFCP; encoded by the exons ATGGCGGCGGAGGAGAGGCTGAGCATCTACCGTGCGACGAGGATCATAAAGAAGAGGGAGAACTCCCGCCTCTACAACGCCCTCCGCTCCATCTACGAGGATTCCATCTTCATCGCAGAGATCGCCGGGCTCTGGCGGGACCTCCCCCTCCTCGCCAACCTCCGTTGCGGCCTCTGGTACTCCCCCCGATTCGAAGCCACCTGCTACTTTAAGTCCACCGATGGCCATACCAACAACTGGTCCTTCAACACCTCGCGACTCAACCTCCATGTGGCCCAACTCGCTG GGCTGCGAGGAGGGTGTATTATAGTGGATTCCACCCGTAGAGGGAAACGGTTTCCAGATAGCATGTCGAAGACAATACCCATATGGACGTGTTTGTTAAACCGAGCAGTCAAGAATTGTTTGCTGAGAATGTCCGCGGAAAGCCAAAGAGATGGTGAATCG cAGTCAAACTGTTCACCTAATGAAACGGCAGATGTGAGGCTACTCTCTGATGATTGGGATAGCTCTTTGCATCTTCCGCTATGGGTCCCAGATATTGAGAAGGCAGCTATAGAGGGACACATTGAAGAATGGACCAAACAGTTGGAAGCTTGTGGTGCTGATATTCATTCTCTTGCATCAATCATAAGAAAACCCCTGCGCCCCTTGTGGATTTCTCAAAAGACTCTCATCTGGCTGAATGAAGTTCCCGACTGTAATTCTTGGGACTTCACACCCATCATCCTCGTTTCAGCATCTGCTTCAGATGGAATAGCTCAGCAAAGATCCATGTCACAATTCAGCTGGCATTATATTCCTGGAGCAGGAGATGATGAAGAGAGCTGGGCGCGGGGTCTATCACCTAATCTATTTTGGAAGCATACATTTGAGCTGATAGATTCTGGTCCCGATCTCTGCAATCAACAAGTTGCTGAACTAGTTGAAAAGGAAAGGGTATATCGAGCACAAAGGGGTGAATATTCACCTCAAGTTACTGTCAAGCTGCATCAGAAATTCTCAGGAAACAACCATTCCAATATTAATGGAGAATCTATTAATTCTCGTCAGTTAATGGGctctaaaattttcatcaattccATGAATACAACATCTTCTGATGAAAGGCATCCCATCTTTTGGCTTGGCTCAACAAATCTTGCAGTGGCAGCGACCTTACATG TTCCAGATGTGCTTGATGATGTTGACTGTGTGCTGAACTGCAACagcaaattcaaatcattttgccTTCCATGCGCTGATTCCTACTTGCATCTACCTATGGTG ACTTCAAAAGAGGATCGGTTTTCCTTGATTAACAACCTCCCGTCAGCAGTTGGATTTGCCAAGTTAAACTTGAGTAGAGGAAAGAAGATGCTAGTTTGTTGTCATAATG GGGAAGATATTAGCATATGTGTGTGCCTTGCTATTTTGTCATCCCTATTTGACGAAGGAG CAATACCAGATCAGTCCAGCATGCCATGTTCTTTTATATGGAGTTATTCATCCTTTCGAAGTTCTTCAGTCTTTCTTCAATATCAATACTTCTGTCCATAA
- the LOC105040526 gene encoding clavaminate synthase-like protein At3g21360, with product MAGAADLFLETPIPQRKNVGGVLFPAVVSPKAAVELDLRQFTEAVKGHKPQLEALLRSSGALLLRGYPVRTAADFDRAVEAFGYEELPYVGGAAPRTNVVGRVFTANESPPDQPIPFHHEMAQVPEFPSKLFFFCEEEPRSGGETPIVLSHYVYERMKARYPEFVEKLEKHGLIYTRILGEGDDPSSPIGRGWQSTFLTKDKSIAEERAARLGMKLEWMEDGVKTIMGPIPAIKLDETRGRKIWFNSMVAAYTGWKDARNDPVKAVTFGDGTPLPADIIDECLKILEEESVAIRWKRGDILLLDNLAVLHSRRSFDPPRRILASLCK from the exons ATGGCCGGAGCCGCAGATTTGTTCCTGGAAACCCCAATCCCGCAGCGGAAGAACGTTGGAGGGGTTCTTTTTCCCGCAGTCGTGTCCCCGAAGGCGGCCGTCGAACTCGACCTCCGCCAGTTCACGGAGGCCGTGAAGGGCCACAAGCCCCAGCTGGAGGCGCTCCTCCGGTCGAGCGGGGCGCTCCTACTGCGGGGCTACCCGGTCCGTACTGCCGCCGACTTCGACCGGGCCGTGGAAGCCTTCGGCTACGAGGAGCTGCCCTACGTCGGCGGCGCCGCCCCCCGGACCAACGTCGTCGGTCGGGTCTTCACCGCCAACGAGTCCCCTCCCGACCAGCCCATCCCCTTCCACCACGAGATGGCCCAG GTTCCTGAGTTTCCGTCGAAATTGTTCTTCTTTTGTGAGGAGGAGCCAAGAAGTGGTGGCGAGACTCCTATAGTGTTGAGCCACTATGTTTATGAAAGGATGAAGGCCAGATACCCAGAATTTGTGGAAAAATTGGAGAAGCATGGTCTAATATACACAAGAATATTAGGGGAGGGAGATGACCCTTCTTCTCCAATCGGCCGTGGATGGCAGTCGACGTTCTTGACCAAAGACAAAAGCATAGCTGAGGAGAG GGCTGCTCGACTGGGGATGAAGTTGGAATGGATGGAGGATGGTGTAAAAACAATAATGGGtccaataccagctatcaaacttgatgaaactaGAGGGCGAAAAATATGGTTTAATAGCATGGTGGCTGCTTATACTGGTTGGAAGGATGCTCGCAATGATCCTGTCAAAGCAGTTACTTTTGGAGATGGGACACCCTTGCCTGCTGATATTATAGATGAATGTTTAAAAATCCTTGAAGAGGAATCTGTTGCTATACGTTGGAAGAGGGGAGACATCCTTCTGTTGGACAACTTGGCTGTTTTGCACTCACGGCGATCATTTGATCCTCCTCGGCGCATTCTTGCTTCACTCTGTAAATAG